From a single Streptomyces rubradiris genomic region:
- a CDS encoding Rv3654c family TadE-like protein: MPGRVHAGVAWRWGADRGSATVWSLGAMALLCAVFGAVLFYGQAVAVRHRAAGGADLAALAAADHWAEGGTVACARAGRLAAAQGVRLVRCAIVGDTSDVTAAVGRGPFAAEVRARAGPPGPVPPMIPDGFRGVPPAGPGAHPEPPSP; the protein is encoded by the coding sequence GTGCCGGGCCGCGTGCACGCGGGCGTGGCGTGGCGGTGGGGGGCCGACCGGGGGTCGGCCACCGTGTGGAGCCTGGGGGCGATGGCCTTGTTGTGCGCGGTGTTCGGCGCGGTGCTCTTCTACGGGCAGGCCGTCGCCGTACGGCACCGGGCGGCCGGCGGCGCGGACCTGGCGGCGCTCGCGGCGGCGGACCACTGGGCCGAGGGCGGCACCGTGGCCTGCGCCCGCGCCGGGCGGCTGGCGGCGGCCCAAGGGGTACGGCTGGTGCGGTGCGCGATCGTGGGTGACACCTCGGACGTGACGGCGGCCGTAGGGAGAGGGCCGTTCGCGGCGGAGGTCAGGGCGAGAGCGGGCCCGCCGGGGCCGGTGCCGCCGATGATCCCGGACGGGTTCCGGGGCGTGCCGCCCGCCGGACCGGGAGCGCACCCGGAACCGCCCAGCCCCTGA